In Deltaproteobacteria bacterium, the DNA window TCATTTTACCCGGTATGTCTTTTGAAGGGTCCCATGCGGCAAATGTCGAATAAATGAGTTTGATAAGGGGGTTTAAAGCCCGAAAAATACCTGTAAAGAGCCGTGCATCGCAGACGACCAGCCTGCCGCCTTTTTTCAAGACCTCCCTGCACCGCTGCAACGCCTTCTCCCATTCCGGTACGGCGCTGATGCCGAGAACACTCAAGACCGCATCAAAGTTTTTTTCTTCGACTCCGAGTACGGCCGCATCACCATGTACCAAAGTTATATTTCCCCAGCTCTTGCGTTTACAGAGGCCGCTTGCGGCGTTCAGCATCTCCTGGCTGTAATCAAAACCGGTGATCTTTCCCTCCTTCCCGACTGCATTGATCAGGTAACGGAAGTTCCTTCCGGAGCCGCATGCAACCTCAAGGACTTTATCACCATTTTTTAAACCAAGGGCATCAACGGCATATCTTCTTATAGTCCCCGCCTTCCCTAAAAAGGTGAAGAGGTCCTGAGCACTATAAAGCGAAGGGAACTTGCCCCAGAAGGAATAGACCTTCTTTACTTTCTCTAATGATTTTTCTTTGTTCGATTTATACATACTGTTCCGCATGAAGCCTCCCTGTAGTTCTGGTATAATATTTATAACCAATCCTCCATCGCTTTCAATGAAGGGTATTAATAGCCTTTCTCCTAAACAAAACACGCACTTCTTCTATAGTCGCTGCTTTCTTAAATTTAGTAATCATTGAACCTCTCTCAACCTTTTCTTGAGAGCTTTTATTGTGTCTTTTGCTCCTTTTTTTGCAATAATTTTCAGTATAAAATTAGGGATAAACCTGCTGGGACTGATTTCCTGATAATATTTCAGAACGGTTTTCTCCGGTTCCTGTGCCGGCTGAATGCAATACCTGCCGTTACTCGGCCCGAAAACGCATAAAGTAGTATAGTAATCGATAACTTTTTCGCTTTTGTCTTTTTCGGTTATCCGATATTTCTGCTGACAATCAAACTTCCCCACAAAGGGCATAGAATGCTTCAGATCAACCGTAGTGATACCATTTACCTCGTCTTTTACATGCGAATACCTAATCGTCGGCATCCACTCCTTGTAGCTGTCGAAATCGACGAGAATTTTATAGACGTTTTGAGTCGGTGCATTTATAATGCCGATTCCCTCAATAATCATAGTCTTATAGTCTTCGGAATTTCGTATAGCATATTGAAACTCGCCGTCCCGTATGTCTGCTTCACTCATTGAGAAAACCGCTGTTGTGGGAAAACTACCAGATATCTTGACAGACTTTAATTCATTTGCATAAAGATTTGCGGCAGTTACAAACAAAACTATTATCGTAAATATATTACTTTTATGTTTTATTTCCATATTCCTTTTCTTTTTTCATCATGCTTTTTATGCAATGAGAACAATAATTCATCCAGAGCCTGCCAAATAAAATACCGTTCAGCAGCAGTATTGCCACAATAATTACAGCATCGTAACTGTGCCTCATCCAGTAATCATCACGTAAATGCAACCACATCCCAAACTCATCAAACGTAAGACCGAGGCCTACTCCATAAACTATGGATATCCTGTGAATCCATTTTTCGTTCTTCGCAAGGGTAAGT includes these proteins:
- a CDS encoding methyltransferase domain-containing protein, with product MYKSNKEKSLEKVKKVYSFWGKFPSLYSAQDLFTFLGKAGTIRRYAVDALGLKNGDKVLEVACGSGRNFRYLINAVGKEGKITGFDYSQEMLNAASGLCKRKSWGNITLVHGDAAVLGVEEKNFDAVLSVLGISAVPEWEKALQRCREVLKKGGRLVVCDARLFTGIFRALNPLIKLIYSTFAAWDPSKDIPGKMKEIFGNAEVKAFNMGTFFIARSVKHKE